The sequence GAAATGTTCTTGGTTCTCTGGGCTTCTGTGGAGTTTGCCTCTGAAACAAGTAGAACAAAGTCCCTTTGGGCTTTCAGTGCCTTCTATGCTTGTATCCAAACAGTATGGATGAGAAAAGTGTGTCCTTGCCAACTTtactgcagaggagagggaaatgAGATAGGATGAATGTGAGATGTTAAGATAAAGGAGGACATGGCAGGAGTTTGGGGTAGAAAAAACAGCAATATGtacttgggaggaaaaaagtaacgTGTGCTGGTCTAGAGAGCATGTTGCTCCTGTTACAGGAGACCAAAGCTTCATTGGCAAACTTCATGCTGGATGCAATCAGTTTTTGAGTCTTTGGCTCAGATTATTCTCTTAATCTGGATCTTTGCATGTAATGGTAATGTACCTGCAGTCCCTTGATAAGGCCTATGTCCCTATACTGCTGCATGCTATGAAATCGTATACTTGTACCTTAAAGTATGTGAGACCTAAATAGGGCAAGGGCAGAAATCAGGACCACAACATAGTGACTACCAGAGCACACAGCATTCTAGAGTAAGTGGTTTAATCTCTCTCCAGAGGTTTTTAGATAGAGCTATTTGACCTAGTTGGAGCGCCCTGTAGTGAGTCAAACTGCAGAGCTGAACCCAGAGTGAACTACTGTAAGCAGTTCTTTCTTTGTATAGctgttgggcttttttctttgttttccagttcctttaaaaaatgacttcAAGCCttgaagaaagaggaggaggatctTGGAAAATCCCCAGCTTGGGAGAAGAAAGCTTTGCTGTCGTAGGATGAAGGTGATAAAACGAGAGTTGTGTAGGAGTAGGCATCAAGAGATGGTTCAGGTGGATGAAAGTCCAGAGGGAGCTCAGCAACTCTGCTCGCCAGTACAGCTGGGGCAAGGAGGAGACCATATCTCAGGAGCACAGCTGCTGCCCCCCCATCAGCAGCCCTGGAGAGGGGATGATGTTCAtgtgcagctgcagaggcagacaGCTGGAGGAGACGTGGCCCCGAACATGGGACCACAACAAACAGACCAGGGGTGGGAGGCCCCAGAGGTGACTGTGCAGGTGCGACCTCAGAAGCTGAGCCAGGGGTGGGAGTCCCCAGAGGTGACTGTGCAGGTGCAGCCTCAGAAGCCAAGCCCAAGATGCGAGGCCCTGTCAGTGACTGTGCAGGTGCAGTTACAGCAGCGGGGCCGAGGGCCAGCTCTCCCACAAGTAACCGTACAGGTACAGCCACAAGAGCGGGGACAAGGTATGGCTGGCATCAAGGTCGCTGTGAAGCTGCAGTTGAGCTGTGACACAGAAGAGGTAACATGCCTCCAGGAGCAAGGTGAGGAAGTGTTAGGGAATGAAGAGCAGCTGACTCCAAAACAAAATGAGGGAGAGCCAATGGCAAGATCTGAAGGTGAGGGAGAACTGGCTGTGGTGGAGCTGGTGCCGCAGGGGGCTCTGACCCAAAAGCAGAATCAAGGAGAGGTGACAAAACCGCAGCAGGACCAGAGccaagaagaggaaagagcagaagTAATGGATCTGCAGGAGATCCAAGTTGGAGACAAAGCAGACCTGGATGGGATGGTCAcagaggagcagctgcaggaccAGAGCCAAGAGCAGGAACAGCTAAAAGCAGATTTGCCCCCAcaaaaggaaggtcaaagagCTACAGAGATAAGGCAGGAGCAAGGCGATGTCCAAAAAGGGTCCAAGGGGATAGTGGAAGACCAGAAAGAAGAGCTGGGGCAAGAAGTGTCTAAGAAACGTCCACGAGAGactccaaattattttgttgcCATTCCAATAACAGATGATCAGGTATTTTGAAGTAGTTATTCTatcaaaacaataaaatcttAACTTTAAACTTATGCTTAGCTTCTTATTTATCTTGGTTTCAAAGCTTGTTAAGAAGCCCAGAGTGATCAAATTCTGCTCCCCTACCTGAAGTGGTctactgggtctggctgggatggagttaacttccccatagcagccctcatagCTGCTGTGCTTTATTTGTAGCAagaacagtgttgataacacaccaatgttttagctacttccaggaaaaaaaatcactttgaagaTTCCTGTTGCCCTTTCTATAAGGTCTGACTGGATGTATGCCTCCTCAGTAATATCTTCTATTCTGTCAactttttccaaacaaaagcaGTGACTTTTCACCATCTTGCATTGTCCCATTCTATGTTGTCTTACAGCCATATTTAGTGCAATAGTATTGACTTGCTTGTTCATCTCCTTCCCCACTGAAGTCCATAATGGAGAAtgagaattttcttctcttccacagAAGATTCTATAGAATTTATCTATTCTCTCTTCTCCATCTTTTACCCAACAAACTTTTATCCTGAGATCTTAGGTAGACAGTTAATTCCAAGAAGCCATGTGTGGAGTCTGCATGCTCATACTTCATCCAGGTATGCTATATCCTGTGATTCTCATGTTTGCAGCAGTGTTGAAAAAGCAACAGATTCTTTCACCTCCATACTCttaaaccaaaacacagcaaagagcagaaatcaaaatagaaatattttcttctagagGCTTTGTGAGGGTCCTAAAGCATTTCAGTTACCACAGtaaatgtttcttcagaaatatgttGAGATGGCCTTGCAGGACTTGGATACTGCTAGCATTGTCTTATGATCCATAGAATTAATTCCAAAAATGATACAAAAGCTGAAGAGACAGATTTCACACTTCATTCTTTAGTTATGTATGATTGGTTTGAAGCCTCTAACTTCTGCATAACTCTATCTCTTTGTATATGTAAAGTAAGAGGGAAGATATTGGCTCACTTTGAGCTACTTATTCCCATTCTGTTGGTATGAATTTTGAAGCCCCTGCAAAACTTTCTGAAAGAAGGATACAGTGTCTTTCTCCCAAAGCAGTGCTGTCAGTACTCTTATGAACAGGTGTTTTACCCTTTAGCCTCCCAAAGACAACTGAGTTGCTGATGGCAATGTTTTGCTAGCAGCTGCTCAGGGTATGCAAAAGCAGACAGAGCCCTCACTTTGTACCAGCACCCACTGCACCTCTCTCGGTGCTCTTGTTGCTGAACAGCAGCATCGTGAGGTGGGACATGACCCATGCTGTGGACCTTCGTGTAGGGGCAGCAGGTGACTGTGCACTCAAATGTGTTatgcagagaagagaaagaaaactttggGGTGCAAAGATGAGAAACAGACTATTCTGTCTGatggggggctggcagggggaaAGTCTTAATTTGAATCAGTAACTGCTGTGTCAGAGCTAGCATGGGCAGAACTGACAAACAGCATATAAATTGTgtgaattattaatatttatagtATATATGCATCTTGATATCTTTTTTACAAAGCAGATGTAAAAGATAAAAACTGAATCTTAACTTGTATGAACGTAGTGAAAATATAAACCTCGGCTACCAGCTTCTGCTATTAGTTTATGGTGCTTTTTCCAAGGAACTAAGTGGATATTGTTTGTTGCAATATATAACTtgattcctctttttttctagcTTAGGTTTCCATGCAGTATCTGGCATGACTGTATGCTGCTGAAAGGCAATAATTAAGTAGGATGGCTGTATCTGTTgtacatctctttttttccagcgTGACAAGAAGCTGCAGTACAGTAGCTTGCTTTGGCAGGCTTTTGAGTTTTTGTTTTCACCTTAGTTAAGTGTAGAAACTCTTATGTATGTGTTAGAGGGAGATGTCAAAGGTGCCTTCCTCTTGGTAGGCAATTATTTGCTCTGGCTTTGCCTTGAGTGGAATAATCTCTGAAGGTTATCTGGAGGATGGCCTTGTATAACTTTCAGTGATTCCTACATATGACTGGCTTTTGAGAGGTGAACAAAAGTGCAGAGCACATCAGGAAGATAAATgccaggaagggaaaataaCTGTGTAAGCTGGAAGACAATGTTGGCAGAGGAACAAATGGGTATGAAGTGGGCAAAGAATAAATCTAGGCTGGAAACTAGAAAGTTTCCTGCCATCTGAGGAATGAGATCATGGAACAGCTTGAGGGGACATGAATGCCTAACTTATTCTGCTATTTTAATGAGATTTGAGTGTCCTGATATACAGCCTGTGACCACATCCTGTACAGCTCTATGAATGTCCttcccctctttctcctcttcttctctctcAATTTTGCTCTTCAGATTTGCCTGCTCTCACACCAGCTATGCTGATCTGGCAGCTCTGATGTCCCTGGCTGGATGCTCTGCCCAAGATATTCCCAGTTTATGCTCCTCTTAAGTGCTACCTTTAAGGGTGGCAGTGACCTGATACAGCCCTGGGTGAGGCTCTGTGAAAGAAACATTGAAGGGTACAGTACTGTAGGCCTggtatgtgtatgtgtgaagagtgagtaaataaataagtgtgtgtatacatatatacacatgtacataTATTTTTGTCAACAATTTCAGATGCTTTTACCTCAAAGCAAAGTTCCTGATGTTGCTGAACATAAACGTGGTTGCCTGTTACACTGTAGGCCTTGTAGTCTGTTCCAGAAGGatttttaaagatgctgttAGTCTTTTGGGAAGAATTAATTTcccttagttttatttttaagagagcTCTCCAGACAATGGGGCCTAGGGCTGTctccatttttctccctttcaacAGCACAAAGGAAGTACTCTGTTGTGGTCCTGGTGGGTGCAGCagcccttttttctttgtgtctaGTGGGGCTCCAGGATGCTGCACACCAGCCTCCAGCAAAGGGCTTGGGATGGGGTGGATCTAGGAATATCATGGTCTCAGGCTTTCAATACTCCATTACAAGTGTTTCCTTCCTGTCCCTCATCCAAAAAAGCAGCCACAGACTgatccaccaaaaaaaaaaaaagaggagtagAGATAAGGTAGACGGTTCCCatgggagaagcagaaaggtCTGAAGACGCATTTGTGAATCTGACAAAAAAGGGtaagaaaagacattaaaattgCTCTGCAATAGTTAGATATCTACATGAAAGAATTTCAGTCAAACTTGGCTTCCCATCTGTCTGAGCCTCCAATTGAGGAAGCAAAAAGATATGCTTATTTCAAGAGTATTCTTAGAAAGATTGGACAAGGGAGAAGAATGCGAAGCTGTTTGGTGGAATTGCTGTCAATACTTAACCTAGTCTGTTGAAGTAAAAATTTTGGTTTGTGTGGTCAGACAACTTGACGGTTTGATACCTACTCCATGTTTTCATGATCTAAGCAAATGCTCTGTAAATAGCAGGCCATAATACATTGTGCCTCAGTTGTAGTAGGGATTACGTGAGTCATTTCAGTGATGTGTTTTTCATAGTGACAAATGTACTGTAAGAGTCTGTGAACTCAGGGAGTTCACTATTCGTATCTTCAGATggattttcttaattttgtgtGGCTTTATCCTGACATTTATCAGAAACTTGTTATACTAAGCTCTTTTGCCATGCAGGTTGTGGGACTATTTACTGGACTGCACAATGACTGCCAAGGCTTTATGTAGAAagattgcaaaataaaaacttattGACCCAGCTGTTTCAAGCTATGTAAGAATAAAGTGGAGCTCTAACATGTGTGAGCACCTAGGCATGTAAACCAGAATTCGCTCAgtgaaataatctgaaaatcTATAAATGACTTGGCTGTAACAAAGTCTTCCACCAGGTCCTTTGTCCCTGTGTGATTGaattcttctccctcctgcttcGTTCCCATGACTGGCTTATAAACCttaacagttttgaaaaaatctttctttggaGTCAGTTGTGTAAAGGCACAGACAGGCCCAGAAGAGCCAGAAACTGGCCATGCAGCTCTAGAAAATACCAACTCAGAAAACAGCATGTTTACCCAGTTGATCTGTTTGCTGTTAGTTTCCTTTTGGGAAGAGACATCAGTTTAATCTGTGATC comes from Grus americana isolate bGruAme1 chromosome 2, bGruAme1.mat, whole genome shotgun sequence and encodes:
- the LOC129202096 gene encoding uncharacterized protein LOC129202096; the encoded protein is MKVIKRELCRSRHQEMVQVDESPEGAQQLCSPVQLGQGGDHISGAQLLPPHQQPWRGDDVHVQLQRQTAGGDVAPNMGPQQTDQGWEAPEVTVQVRPQKLSQGWESPEVTVQVQPQKPSPRCEALSVTVQVQLQQRGRGPALPQVTVQVQPQERGQGMAGIKVAVKLQLSCDTEEVTCLQEQGEEVLGNEEQLTPKQNEGEPMARSEGEGELAVVELVPQGALTQKQNQGEVTKPQQDQSQEEERAEVMDLQEIQVGDKADLDGMVTEEQLQDQSQEQEQLKADLPPQKEGQRATEIRQEQGDVQKGSKGIVEDQKEELGQEVSKKRPRETPNYFVAIPITDDQILDRIEDVQELIFTKEPDLLRALLPVQTMHLTIIVAHLGTEEEVKKAVLALKQSKTKVEAILQGKDLNMTFHGIGQFNNQVIYVKMREEDQKMLSRIAEAVEECFIEMNLDISGSKDFKPHLTFLKLSKAPRLKRKGFRKICSDLYKEYEDSYFGTEVFSQIDLCAMRKKKQESGYYYCECSIIVGSSGTEESKEQEMQTEDVGETASEDLPNSAASCKLASCLVVVDDKPSENIVEASIASKEKEINEVKGQPEATDGTFLAAGEICSKSVLGLLPASSDVLKSMEKEQGKAKITDGSMQKTEATEYAPDQPTSSG